One Patescibacteria group bacterium genomic window, TGATATCAAAAAAGTTCATGCACCAGAAGTTGCAAAAATTGTTATATCATCTTATGTAATAAACGTAGAATTAGCAAAGACGGATATTCAAAAATCCAAAGGACTTTCAAATAGAGATAATTTGTGTGAAAATTGTGGTATGCTTTTTCTTTTTGACGAATTAAAATTACATAATTTTTGGATGGGAGAAATGAGATTTCCACTTGATATTCTATATATAAAAGATTATGAAATAGTAGAAATATTTAAAAATATTCCAGTTTTTACAGATAATGATTATACAAGAATTTATCCTACTAAAAATGCAAACAAAGTTTTGGAATTAAATGCAAATTGGTGTGATAAAAATAATATAAAAGTTGGAGATAAAATTAATTTGATAAATGAATAATATAAAAATAAAAGTTGAATATGTGTATGAAAAAGGTGTTCATAAAATAAGTGAAGACTCATATTTGATTGGCAAAAATATTTTTGGTGTTTTTGACGGTGCTGGAAGTCTTATAAATTATGTAGATAAAGAAGGTTATACAGGCGGATATTTAGCTTCTAATATATGCAAAAATATTTTTCAAAATGAAAAACTTGATTTGTATAAACTAGCAATAAAGGCAAACAATGAAATACAAAGACAAATGATGGAAAATTGTATAGACATGTCAAAAAAAGAAAATCTTTGGAGTACAACAGTTTCTGCTATAAAAATTAATCATAAAGATAAAACATTTGAATGGATACAAACAGGAGATTCTTTGATTATTGTAATTTATAAAAACAATAAATATAAAGTTTTGATAAAAAATTATGATCATGATAGTGAAACCCTTCTTTTGAAAAAAGAATTATTGGTTTCTGGTGATAAAGATATTAAAACAAAATTATTAACACAAATGTTGAAAGTTAGAAGAGGAATGAATAAAAAATATGGAGTATTAAATGGAGAGTCCAGTGCTGTAAAATTTTTGAAAAAAGGTAAACTAAAAATTGATAATATAAAATATGTATTAATGTTTACAGACGGTCTATTTTTACCAAAAATTGATCCAAAATTACCAGATGATTTTGATAAATTTGTAGAAATGTATATGAAAGGTGGCTTTTTGAGAATAAAAAAATATGTAAGAAAGTTGGAGAATACAGACTTAGACTGTTATAAGTATGTAAGATTTAAAAAACATGACGATATAACTGGAATAAGTGTAACTTTTGAGGATGAAAATGCTTAAATTGAATGGTTGACTTTTTCATCTTATTGTAGTAAAATTCTATTACTATATTTATAAATTTAAAACTAGTAAATCATATGAAATTAGCAGTTATAAAAACAGGTGCAAAGCAATACAAAGTAAAAGAAGGTGACAAAATCAAAGTCGAAAAAATAATTGGAGCAGAAGGTGAAAAATTTGAATTTGATAATATTCTTTTAATAGCTGACGGAGATAAAGTAGAGCTTGGCAAACCAAATTTGGATACAAAAGTAGAAGCAAAAGTTCTAAAACAAGTTAGGGCTAGAAAGGTCAGAGTAGAGAAGTATAAAAATAAAACAAGATATCACAAGGTATATGGTCACAGACAACATTTTACAGAACTAGAAATTACAAAAATATAATCATTGCTTCAAATAAAAAAAGTCCCATTGAGCTAAGCTTGATGGGGCTTTTTGTTTATATTGAATATTGTTAATTTTTATAATTTTTTTGGAGGTAGTGGTATAAACATACTTGTCTGTTTTTTATATTCTAGAAATTCTGGATTTTTAGACATTTTTTTCTCTAAAAGTGGAATTCCAGAAATTTTTAAAATAAGGATTGTAATTGTAATTGGTCCAATAATTCCAACTAATCCATTTGTAACATTTATTGCAATCAACCAAATACCCCACCACTGTGTAACTTCACCGAAATAATTAGGATGTCTCGTGTATTTCCAAAGTCCAGTTTTCATAAGCTTGCCATTATTTTCTGGATTTTTAATAAATTTAGCAAGTTGAGAATCTCCGGTTGACTCAAAAAAGAACCCAATAATCCATATTATTATTCCAAAGAAATCAATTATTGATAAATTGGTATTTGAATTTTTATTTATAATTAATACTGGCAAACATATAATAAATAATAAAACACCTTGTAAAATATAAACTTGTATGTATGATCTAATGTAAAAATATTTTCCCCAAGATTTTCTCCACTCTTGGTATCTGTAATCTTCTTTTTTATTTTTGTTACGTTTGTAAATGTGTAATGCTAATCTAATTCCCCATATACTAACAAGTATTGCAACAATTAACATGCGAAAATTATAATTATTTGAAATGAAAAAAGATATCCATGTAAGAAGTACAAAACCTAAACCCCAAGCCACGTCAGCAAGATCATTTCTTTTTTTAATTAAAGAAATAATAAACCAAACATTCATGTAAATGAATAATGTAATTATCAAAATTAAGTAATAATTCATAATTATATTTTAGTTATAATAAAAAAACTTATTACACAAACTAGTGCGGATACTACTGTACCCCAAATTAAATCAATAATAGTAACTATAAGTGGCCAATCTTTTATTGTAGCGAGATTTGTTAAATCGTATGTTGCATAAGTAATTAATCCAAAAAGTGCACCAAATAAAAGTGCATGTATCCAAGAATTTTTTTCTAAAGCAGGGGTAATAACAAAAATTGTAATTCCAAGAATAAAAAGCAAATAAAAAATGATTGCTGATAGCCAGTTGATATTTGTTTTCATTAGGAATCCAATTTGTTTTGCATAGAAATTCTTTGCTATCAGTCCTAACCATAGCATATCAATAGCAAAGAAAACCGGTAGGGCAGTAAAATAAATTTTTGTAAACATAGGTTAATATATTACTTAATTAATTTTATTTGCTTATATTTTAAGTTTAGTACTTATTTCTATTTTATTCCATTCTTTTTTAATTATTTCTTCTTTTTCAACTTTTTTTGGTCATTCTTTTTCCACCTTTTTCTAGAAAAAGGTGGAGCTAAAAAGTCGCGAGCACATAAAAATTTTTAAATTTATCATTTCGTCAAGCTAAAACTTCAAACGTTACCTGTTTGTAACCTGAAGTTTTTTTACGCTTGACTTCATTCAAATTTTAAAAAATTTTTATAAGCTCGCCTTCTATTAATTCTGGATGTATTTTGTATATATCCTTCATAATTTCAATAAATTTTTTCTTATCTCCAATAAAGTGGTTCAAATTTG contains:
- a CDS encoding DUF192 domain-containing protein, yielding MKKKSLIIISILILVFLFVLYFDIKKVHAPEVAKIVISSYVINVELAKTDIQKSKGLSNRDNLCENCGMLFLFDELKLHNFWMGEMRFPLDILYIKDYEIVEIFKNIPVFTDNDYTRIYPTKNANKVLELNANWCDKNNIKVGDKINLINE
- the rplU gene encoding 50S ribosomal protein L21, with protein sequence MKLAVIKTGAKQYKVKEGDKIKVEKIIGAEGEKFEFDNILLIADGDKVELGKPNLDTKVEAKVLKQVRARKVRVEKYKNKTRYHKVYGHRQHFTELEITKI
- a CDS encoding DUF1295 domain-containing protein, which codes for MNYYLILIITLFIYMNVWFIISLIKKRNDLADVAWGLGFVLLTWISFFISNNYNFRMLIVAILVSIWGIRLALHIYKRNKNKKEDYRYQEWRKSWGKYFYIRSYIQVYILQGVLLFIICLPVLIINKNSNTNLSIIDFFGIIIWIIGFFFESTGDSQLAKFIKNPENNGKLMKTGLWKYTRHPNYFGEVTQWWGIWLIAINVTNGLVGIIGPITITILILKISGIPLLEKKMSKNPEFLEYKKQTSMFIPLPPKKL
- a CDS encoding DUF2177 family protein — its product is MFTKIYFTALPVFFAIDMLWLGLIAKNFYAKQIGFLMKTNINWLSAIIFYLLFILGITIFVITPALEKNSWIHALLFGALFGLITYATYDLTNLATIKDWPLIVTIIDLIWGTVVSALVCVISFFIITKI